Proteins from a genomic interval of Oncorhynchus clarkii lewisi isolate Uvic-CL-2024 chromosome 15, UVic_Ocla_1.0, whole genome shotgun sequence:
- the LOC139366663 gene encoding TLC domain-containing protein 4-B-like: MDLFSQLILVILVTSFLSFQWLFHRVSPWVSPRASSGFLRLADQQKVEWNSRTVSTLHALVVGFFCLYILLFDDAVNEDPVWGDPTLVKINVGMTTGYLISDLLIIFYYWKAIGDKFFVVHHLAALYAYYYVLGQGMLPYFANFRLLAEFSTPCVNQRWFFEVLGYPKSSKPNIANGMAMALVFFLVRIAVMPLYYSRMWSVYGTEAFYRVPPEGRAAWIISSVSLDVMNVMWMHKIARGCYKVMCSARRHNVETRENGKTD; this comes from the exons ATGGACCTGTTCAGCCAGCTGATCCTAGTCATCTTGGTCACCAGTTTCCTCTCCTTCCAGTGGCTCTTCCACCGGGTCAGTCCCTGGGTCTCCCCCCGCGCCAGTTCTGGCTTCCTACGCCTAGCAGACCAGCAGAAAGTGGAATGGAACTCAAG GACGGTGTCCACACTTCATGCCCTGGTTGTGGGGTTCTTTTGCCTCTACATCCTGCTGTTTGACGACGCCGTCAATGAAGACCCCGTCTG GGGAGATCCCACACTTGTGAAGATAAATGTTGGCATGACAACAGGCTACCTCATATCTG ATCTGCTGATAATATTTTACTATTGGAAGGCGATAGGCGACAAGTTCTTTGTAGTGCATCACCTGGCTGCACTGTATGCTTACTACTATGTACTG GGACAAGGGATGTTGCCTTATTTTGCTAACTTCCGTCTGCTTGCAGAGTTCTCCACGCCGTGTGTGAACCAGCG CTGGTTCTTTGAAGTGTTAGGTTACCCCAAGTCCTCCAAGCCCAACATCGCTAACGGGATGGCAATGGCCCTGGTCTTCTTCCTGGTTCGCATCGCCGTCATGCCCCTCTACTACAGCCGCATGTGGTCCGTGTACGGCACCGAAGCCTTCTACCGCGTCCCGCCGGAAGGCCGCGCCGCCTGGATCATCTCCAGCGTCTCGCTGGATGTCATGAACGTCATGTGGATGCACAAGATCGCCCGCGGCTGCTACAAGGTCATGTGCTCGGCCCGACGGCACAACGTGGAGACACGAGAGAATGGAAAGACTGACTAA